A genomic region of Bacteroidota bacterium contains the following coding sequences:
- a CDS encoding AMP-binding protein: protein MKKTIPYLFEESVKKFANNIFLWEKPDDKYIGTTYAEVKKSVYKLASGLIAYGIQKGDNIALIAEGRNDWVISELAILYAGAADVPLSVKLLEAADLKFRLKHSESKMIFVSGKQYKKIREIKNELPKLEKIVLLDPIEKYEEDEIHIENICKKGENYFDDKNISFDDIWQNVEENDVANISYTSGTTADPKGIMLSHRNYTANVDQGSGLFEVLESFITLLILPWDHSFAHTVGIYTIMKNGASLASIKVGKTANETLRNIPINIKEIKPTFLLTVPALAKNFKKNIEKGIREKGAFVEMLFKTAMKLAYDFNGNGWNHAKGIKKLNKALLWIFDKIIFKKVREGFGGNLKFFVGGGALLDVELQKFFYAVGMPMYQGYGLSESSPVISSNNPDEHKFGTSGKIVENLECKICDEKGNSLLKGETGEIVVKGENIMLGYWENETTTKETLKDGWLHTGDLGYFDKDDFLVVLGRFKSLLISGDGEKYSPEGIEEAMVEQSKYIDQVMLYNNQNSYTVGLFVLNKEAIKRFLKEKNINIESEKSFEIVLKLLRDERNEYYKGGKYADMFSERWLPSSFAILDEAFSEQNRMMNSTMKMVRKKITEKYKDRIELMYTTEAKDVFNEKNFNALREVLC from the coding sequence ATGAAAAAAACAATACCTTATCTTTTTGAAGAAAGTGTAAAGAAATTTGCAAACAATATATTTTTATGGGAAAAACCTGATGATAAATATATTGGAACTACTTACGCTGAGGTTAAAAAATCTGTTTATAAATTAGCTAGCGGATTAATCGCTTACGGAATACAAAAAGGAGATAATATTGCACTCATTGCGGAAGGAAGAAATGACTGGGTAATTAGCGAGCTTGCTATTCTTTACGCTGGTGCGGCTGATGTCCCGCTTTCAGTAAAATTATTAGAAGCTGCTGATTTAAAATTTAGATTGAAACATTCAGAAAGTAAAATGATATTTGTTTCGGGAAAGCAGTATAAAAAAATACGAGAAATAAAAAACGAACTTCCAAAGCTTGAAAAGATAGTTTTGCTTGATCCCATTGAAAAATATGAAGAGGATGAAATTCATATTGAGAATATTTGTAAAAAGGGAGAAAATTATTTTGATGACAAAAACATTTCCTTTGATGATATTTGGCAAAATGTTGAAGAAAATGATGTTGCAAATATTTCATACACTTCAGGTACAACTGCTGACCCTAAAGGCATAATGTTGTCTCACAGAAATTACACCGCAAATGTTGATCAGGGTTCAGGACTTTTTGAGGTTCTCGAATCCTTCATAACTCTTTTGATACTTCCGTGGGATCATTCTTTTGCACATACTGTTGGTATCTATACCATTATGAAAAACGGTGCAAGCTTGGCATCAATAAAAGTTGGTAAAACTGCTAATGAAACCTTAAGAAATATTCCGATTAACATTAAAGAAATAAAACCAACTTTTTTACTTACTGTTCCTGCTTTGGCTAAAAATTTTAAAAAAAATATTGAAAAAGGAATAAGGGAAAAAGGAGCTTTTGTAGAAATGCTTTTTAAAACAGCTATGAAGTTGGCTTATGATTTCAATGGCAATGGTTGGAATCATGCTAAAGGAATAAAGAAATTGAATAAAGCATTATTGTGGATTTTTGATAAAATAATATTCAAAAAAGTAAGAGAAGGTTTTGGAGGAAATCTTAAATTTTTTGTTGGTGGTGGGGCTTTACTTGACGTGGAATTGCAAAAATTCTTTTACGCAGTAGGAATGCCAATGTATCAAGGATATGGACTTTCGGAATCATCTCCGGTAATTTCATCTAACAATCCTGATGAACACAAATTCGGAACTTCAGGTAAAATTGTTGAAAATCTTGAATGTAAAATTTGTGATGAAAAAGGAAATTCTCTACTTAAAGGAGAAACCGGTGAAATTGTAGTAAAAGGTGAAAATATTATGCTTGGCTACTGGGAAAATGAAACTACAACAAAAGAAACATTGAAAGACGGGTGGCTTCATACCGGTGATTTAGGTTATTTTGATAAAGATGATTTCCTTGTAGTTCTTGGAAGATTCAAAAGCCTATTAATTTCCGGTGATGGAGAAAAATATAGCCCTGAAGGAATTGAAGAAGCTATGGTTGAACAATCAAAATATATTGATCAAGTAATGCTTTACAATAATCAGAATTCATATACTGTTGGATTATTTGTGCTAAACAAAGAAGCTATAAAAAGATTTTTAAAAGAAAAAAATATAAATATTGAATCAGAAAAATCTTTTGAAATTGTTTTAAAATTACTTAGAGATGAGAGAAATGAATATTACAAAGGTGGGAAATATGCAGATATGTTTTCGGAAAGATGGTTGCCTTCCTCCTTTGCAATTTTAGATGAAGCTTTTAGTGAGCAAAACAGAATGATGAACAGTACAATGAAAATGGTAAGGAAAAAAATTACGGAAAAATATAAAGACAGAATTGAACTTATGTACACTACTGAGGCTAAGGATGTTTTTAATGAAAAGAATTTTAATGCGTTAAGGGAGGTTCTATGTTGA
- a CDS encoding SGNH/GDSL hydrolase family protein: protein MLKIYLWSFIIWIVILIIALIVRKTKAGKILLIFSFSVFILFVIEMAAIVGFKVKYGYWTFKEKYNENAEIFKAHPYLVGVPKKNVSLKMRGKIYSHNSQGFRAKDFPPKSNKIRVATIGGSTTYCIGVNDKETWTYYLDSFLQKNYEVLNFGIPGHSTVENIILSSFILPEYKADIAIVYAGLNDLRNANVKNLNADYSNFHAPSLYGTLGFCPQNSHLHFASIKFLTIVLQKIGYYPLCEYHKMNVSGKETKEIDKYALSLYKRNLKNLVAILKNQNIKIIFVPQVMTQNSVEGGKYKWWAPYIPDDVFDKFLNEYNRAMTEVAKETGVICVNDILQASWTESDYSDPSHFSAKGNLRFAKALDSVIVNINMEE from the coding sequence ATGTTGAAAATTTATTTATGGAGTTTTATTATTTGGATAGTAATTTTAATTATTGCTTTAATTGTCCGAAAAACAAAAGCAGGAAAAATATTGTTAATTTTCAGCTTTAGTGTTTTTATTTTATTTGTAATTGAAATGGCTGCCATTGTTGGGTTTAAAGTAAAATATGGCTACTGGACTTTTAAAGAAAAATATAACGAAAATGCAGAAATTTTCAAAGCTCATCCATATCTCGTTGGAGTCCCAAAGAAAAATGTAAGCTTAAAGATGAGAGGCAAAATTTATTCTCACAATTCACAAGGTTTTAGAGCTAAGGATTTTCCTCCAAAGTCAAATAAAATTAGAGTTGCAACAATTGGTGGTTCTACAACATATTGTATTGGTGTAAACGACAAAGAAACATGGACTTATTATCTTGATAGTTTTTTACAGAAAAATTATGAGGTTTTAAATTTTGGAATTCCCGGTCATTCTACTGTCGAAAATATAATCCTTTCATCATTTATTCTTCCCGAATACAAAGCTGATATTGCAATTGTGTATGCAGGGCTAAACGATTTAAGAAATGCAAATGTGAAAAACCTCAATGCTGATTACTCAAATTTTCATGCACCGTCTTTGTATGGTACTCTTGGTTTTTGTCCTCAAAATTCTCATTTACATTTTGCATCAATAAAATTTCTAACAATCGTACTCCAAAAAATTGGTTATTACCCTCTTTGTGAATATCATAAAATGAATGTGTCCGGAAAAGAAACAAAAGAAATTGATAAATATGCTTTAAGTTTGTACAAAAGAAATTTGAAAAATCTTGTTGCAATTTTAAAAAATCAAAATATTAAAATCATTTTTGTTCCTCAGGTAATGACTCAAAATAGTGTGGAGGGTGGAAAATACAAATGGTGGGCTCCATACATCCCCGATGATGTTTTTGATAAATTTTTAAATGAATATAACAGAGCAATGACGGAGGTTGCAAAAGAAACAGGAGTTATTTGTGTAAACGATATTTTGCAAGCTTCATGGACAGAAAGTGATTATTCCGACCCAAGTCATTTTTCAGCAAAAGGAAATTTGAGGTTTGCAAAAGCACTTGATTCTGTGATTGTGAATATTAATATGGAGGAATAA